The sequence aagatgcttactccctggaaggaaagttatgaccaacctagacagcatattaaaaagcagagacattactttgccaacaaaggtcagtctagtcaaggctatggtttttcctgtggtcatgtacggatgtgagagttggactataaagaaagctgagtgccgaagaattgatgcttctgaactgtggtgttggagaagactcttgagagtcccttggactgcaaggagatccaatcagtccatcctaaaggagatcagtcctgagtgttcattagaaggactgatgttgaagctgaaaccccaatactttggccacctaatgtgaagagctgattcatttgaaaagaccctcatgctgggaaagattgagggcaggaggagaaggggacgacagaggatgagatggttggatggcatcaccgacacaatggacatgggtttgggtgaactctgggagttggtgatggacagggaggcctggcgtgctgcagtccatggggtcgcaaagagtcggacacgactgagcgactgaactgaactgagcacacagTTGATAATCCCAAAATCAGACGTGGAAATTTTCAAAGAAGCACAGAGGGAAGTCATCCTTTGGCTAAATTAAATAATTCTACCTTGATATACTGTCACCTCTTAATGACGAAAGTAGACATCAGTTAAACTAAAATGATCAtttgaggaaaatgagaaaagcaaCATGGGCAAAGTCCCCACTAGTAAATCATCATTAtgaatacattttacatttatgtcttttctACCTTTCTCCTACCATACTTTACCATAAAGACAGGAGAAGATAGAAAAAAGCAATACCTATCATACAGtggtaaattatttaatttccccTGCCCTAGACTTGGAGAAGAAGAAGTCCCCAAGTTTAGTCTTCTctaaactcggagaaggcaatggcaccccactccagtactcttgcctggaaagtcccatggacggaggagcctggtaggctgcagtccatggggtcgctaagagtcggacacgactgagtgacttcgctttcccttttcactttcatgcattggagaaggaaatggcaacccactccagtgttcttgcctggagaatcccagggacggggagcctggtgggctgccgtctatggggttgcagagtcggacacgactgaagcgactcagcagcagcagcagcagccctagaCTTGTCTTCAggccaggggtgtgtgtgtgttcagtcgtgtgtgactcttgtaaccccatggactgcagcccgccaggctcctctgtccatggaattttccaggaagaatactggagtgggtagccagtcccttctccagccaAGCTAGGTAGTGTGTTTCAATTTTATGTTTATCACtgcaaagggagaaagaaagtctTTCTTGATTTTAACAGTAGCGCAAATGGTTTGCCGCCCTGTCCTCTTGCCTCAACAAACCATAGAGGGAGGCATCAAATCCATTTCAAATGTACTATTCCCATACAGTCCAATTTTATTAGGAAAGCCAGCAGAACAGTGATCGTGCAAGGCAGTGGTTAAAAACCTTGATTCCGTTTTTCAGGAGAACTCCCTGAGGCTGCAGGATGGTTCTCGGCACCATACTGACAACACGCGGGCACATACTGAATAACAAAGGTAACAGAAAGCGTTAATAGGATATTTTACACAGCGCTTTAATATCCTCACCCGAGATGACTCTCATTGGTCTTATTAAACCTTCAAAGATTGAACCCAGAGAGATGGatattatatgctgctgctgctgctaagtcacttccgtcgtgtctgactctgtgcgaccccatagacggcagcccaccaggctcccctgtccctgggactctccaggcaaaaaaacactggagtgggttgccggttccttctccagtgcatgaaagtgaaaagtgaaagtgaagtcgctcagtcgtgtctgactcgtagcgatcccatggactgcagcccaccaggctcctccgtccatgggattttccaggcaagagtactggagtggggtgccactgccttctccaggaaattatATGGGAAAAACCTATTGTGTTTCTTCCTCAAAATCAGAGTGTGGGGTAGGAGGGCTGGCTGCCCCCCTCTGCCGAGCGCAGTTGTTACTGGACAGGGGCTGCCCAGCCCAGGACTCTGAGCTCTCGTGAGCTGGGGCCTTGTGACTCCTTCCCCCACTGGAATGTGAGCATGTGAGGTGTAAGTCGCTTCCAGGCTGAAATGGTGGAAAAGCCACGTGCCATCCCGACCCTTTATCCTCCCCCACCTGCCAGATGGAGATTCGGGggccccaggagatggtggaacTCCCAGATGAACGACGTCTGTGTCCTTAGATCTAAGTTCTGTCTGCAAAACACCTTCTTGGTCCTTTATATGAAGAAAAAACCTATATTTTATCATGTTGCCtgaatgctcagttgcttcagtcatgtctgactctttgtgaccccatggacagtagcccaccaggctcctctgtccatgggattttccaggcaagaataccagagtgagttgccatgccctcctccgggggatcttccccacccagggatgaaacctgcttctctcatgtctcctgcattggcaggtgggttcttgaccactagcaccacctgggaaacccattatcATGTTAAGCAACTGGAATTTGGAAGTTTCTCTATTATAGCAGCAAGTGTTATCCTGATTTAACTGAAGTGGGGTGGAGGTGGTATCGATTAGTAAATGGAGTTTCTTAGTTGGTGGTTTGTAATGGTTTGGTTTCTCTTCCTAATTCTTTGACATACCCAGTAAAGCTCACATTCTGTTACTTAGAGCTCCAAGCTCTGGGAGAAGGTACCTTCTGAGGAGGACATTTTTGCCCtggaataattattatttttaagagcgACTGATCCAGAGTGGAACATGCTAGAGGCACCTTGCCTTTAGTAGGTATATGGAAACTGTTCGGATGACAATCTCGAACATAAAAGTTATCAAGGCAGCAACCTTGGCAAAACGGCTGTGCTCAGAACTGATCACATTGCACTCACCTTTAGCATCTGTGGTCTCTTGGAGCTCAGCCCTCCCAGCAAAGTAGTTTGGCAATGCCATCCTATGGAAAGCAAGTACGAGAAACAAGGTATGAGCTTATGGGGTTTTAAGCCACAGCCTATGGGCTTGCAGGGATTTTCACTCATGCtttcatttaatttcttaaacttcggcttcttttcttccccttttccaCTCTTTCAACAGTAAAAATCCCATTAAATCAACCCAAATTAGACTTTCTCATTGTCTTTAGTGATTTTTTTGTTCCCCAATTTATCATAAAAGGGTAAACTGTTCAACTTTTGTACATGAAAAGCTCAAACAGTAAGTTCATAATTGTTTTCACAGAATTTATGAGACTTTCCCTAGGGagctgttttcaaaataaaataagtgcTATGAATGGAATAGGAAATATTACAGTAATTATGTTGGTTTCCCAGGAAAACTTAGAACTTAATAGCGGCGGGGTAACTTGGGGACTAGCAGATGCTGTGTCTAGCCTTCAAAACGTATCTGGATCTCAGTTTCTCTGAATCCAGATATAATGCTCACGTTAGGCAAGCAGTTGGCTTGGTGGGAAGTGCAGTCATGAATTTCTAGAGGATGACTGTTGTTTTAGGGCCTCTCATTGAGGAAAGGAGGATCTTCTAGCTCCGGGGAAATGGAACTATATGTGTGTTAGGGGTAAAGTGAAGTTATGTCAGCCTAGACTCCTAGTACAGGGGTGGGAAAGAGGGAGGATTTGGAGCATGGATGGatcgggagtttgggattagtagatgcaaactatcatgtctagaaatagataaataacaaggctctgctgtatagcacaagaaacggTTTTAATATCCTGtgctaaaccataatggaaaaggatatgaaaaagaatgtatacatatgtataactgaatcactttgccacacagcagaaattaacacaacacggtaagtcaactatacttcaaaagctaaatttaaaaaaatgtaaaaaaaataatacgaGTTCTAAAATGCTCCTAGACATGTACTGAGCCCACAGATAGCCCTCATCGTCCCTGAGACAGGGGCTGGTGGCCCACCCTGCACCTTTCTTCTCCTTACCTACAGCAGcaactgaatcaccagggagTGTTACTTTTTAGAagcacatttgatttttttttcctttcctggtgcacgggctcagttgctccatggtatgtgacatcttcccagaccagggatcgaacccatgttccctgcagtggcaggcagattcctaaccactggaccaccagggaagaccaccaAATGCACATTTCCATCCCAACCCCCATAATTATTTTTCCAATAGGTTTGGAGCAGAAAGTCAGACAGTCAGTGGCCCAGTTTCTGACTTCTATGGGAATCAtttatttgcttctctttttatttatttattttttttatcacccAAGCAGATACACCAAACACCGTAGTTTGGCTTGGGCTGTTTTttttaagagggcttcccaggtggcatgagtggtaaagaacccacctgccagcgcaggagacctagagactcgggttcagtccctgggtcggaaagatcccctggaggagggcatggcaacccactctagtattctcgcctggagaatcccatggacaagaggagcctggagggccacggTCCATAGCGTCATaaggagtcggatacaactgaagtgacctggcATGCACGATTTTTTAGAACTCTTACATAAATAGAATAATATACCTATGTTTTGCATCTGTTCAAATGCTGCATACAATGTTTGTGGCATTTCAGGGTGCGACCAGAGTCTGTTCATTACACCGGCGTTGTACAATCACACACTGTCtgttcattcttttatattttaatagtatGTATTCTACGTTAGgcttgttttttagttttttggctattgtgaaaaatgctgctgtgaactaCTTGTACATATCTCTTGGTGCATGTGTGACAAACTTTTCGGCTGGATATATACTTGAAATTGCTAAGTCCTAGGATATCTATAGCATCAACTTTAGAAAACAAGACCAAACTGTTTTCCTCAAGAAAACAATTCAATGCATATACCCACCAGATGTACATGAAAGACCTCGTTTTGTACTTTCACCAGCACTTTGTATTagtaatctttttaattttagccattctggacGTTTACATGAGTacgctcattgtggttttaatttgcatgtccTGATTATTAATATGGTTAAGGAaattttgatacattttattGATCACAGGGATATCTTGGTTTATGAATTTCATTTCAAAGTCTCTTTCCTATTTTTCTagtgggttgtctttttcatACTAATTTgtatgagtttttctttttaaaatatttttatttatttatttagcggtgccaggtcttagttgcggcatgcaaactATTAAtcgcagcatgtgaactcttagttgcagattgtggccctgaccagggatcaaacccagacacGCTGCATTgcaagcacggagtcttagccactgaaccaccagggaagtccccaggaggttcttttaaaaaatatttatcgtACGcctcctggggacttccctggtggttcagtggctacgACTCCATGCTCGCAATGCGGCGTGTCtggttgccatatgacccagcaatcccactgctgggcatacacaccgaggaaagcagaattgaaagaaacacgtgtaccccaatgttcatcgcagcactgtttataatagccaggacatggaagcaacctagatgtccatcagcagatgaatggataagaaagctgtggtacatatacacaatggagtattactcagccattaaaaagaatacatttgaatcagttctaatgaggtggatgaaactggagcctcttatacagagtgaagtaagccagaaagaaaaacaccaatacagtatactaacgcatatatatggaatttagaaaaatggtaacaataatcctgtatgcgagacagcagtagagacacagatgtatagaacagtcttttggactctgtgggagagggcgagggtgggatgatttgggagaatggcattgaaacatgtaaaatatcatgtatgaaacgaatcgccagtccaggtttgatgcaggatacaggaagcttggggctggtgcactgggatgacccaaagggatggtatggggagggaggagggagggggtttcaggatggggaacacgtgtacacccgtggtggatgcatgttgatgtatggcaaaaccaatacaatattgtaaagtaaaaaataataataaaaaaagagaaaaaaaaatttatcgtAGTTATGAGCCTTTGGTCAGTCACTGAGTTGAAAATCTCACCTTTGTATCTGTAGCTCAACTTTCATACTTTTAAGGGTGTATTTTGTTAAACGGAGCTACTTTAAGCTAGTCTCATTTACTTCATTGTTTCTTTGTGGTTAGGACTTTTCGTGTTCTGTTTAGGAAATCTTTGCCAACCCCAAGATCATCAAGATACTCCTTATGTCATTATCTAATGGGTTTTTGCTATTTTTGCCTTTCACACTGTGGTCTCTAATTCATCTGGAAGGAATCTACCTGGAATTGCAAACATGACCTTTCTCCACTGTTCTGCCACCTTTTACATAAATAAGTGCCCATATATGCAAGGTTCTGTTTCCGGGccctttttttctgttccagttGTCTATTTGTTATCTTGGTGCCATAGTGCTATTCTGCCTTAATTACTGAGGCTTTATGGTAAGTTTTGTTATCTGTAGAGGAAACACGCgtactttgttcttctttaagaGTGTTCTGACTGTTTCCTGGTCTTGAACAATCTTGTCAAGTTCCACAAAAACACCTATTGGAATTGTATAGAATCTGTAAatcaatttggggagaaataatatttttataatattcagtcttccaatccatgaacatggttcATCTCTCTATTGACTTAGATCTTCATATTCTCTCACTAaggtcttatagttttctgtgtggAGATCTTACATATCTTTGACTATCTTTATTCTAAAACCTTGACCTATTTTAGCAaagtggcattttttaaaaaatttcatttgaaaacttACTGGTAAGCActaattttgttttatacttcCTGTTTTTAACATTCATGAAAATTTTGTATTGTGCTCTTtcctttattataaaaattttcactTTATTATAAAGATGTTTCTGATCTCCATTCTACCTGTGTCAcaggcataccttgttttattggaccttgcactttgcagatattgtatgttttgcaaatataagGTGTGTGGCAAGCCTGTGTTGTTAGATGATggttacactttattttttttagcaaccatatatttttttaatttgcatgaaCATTGTTTTTTAGGCATAATGTTCTTGCCCGcctaatagactacagtatagtgtatgtgtaattttttatgtactgggaaaccaaaaagtttgtgtgacttgctttattgggATACCCACTTTGTTAGACCAAACCCACAGTATCTCCAACGTCTACCTGTACTGTTGCTGCGGCAACAAACACATGCTCCCTGTTTGTCCTGGCTTTTCAGTAAGCCCTGGCACAGTGCCTCTTTATTTCAGAAGCATGATCCAACATGACAATGCTTTTTCACTCAGGGATTTGCCTCTATTAGTACTAATGCGGAAAGGAAAATCACTGCTTTTCAAATAATGTGGGGACTCTTCTGAAAGGTCCAGTTAGGGCTCTCACAGTTTTTATCTCCTCTGGGTTTGTACACCTCAGAGAGTCCAAGGTTGAGATGGGGAGGCCACTGTTGCCTGGAAGATTCCCCCGGGGGGCCCAGAGATGCCTCAAAATTCACAGGGTTAGCAAAGGGACTTCCAAAGTTAATTGAGGTGCCAACTTAAGAGCTGTTGAAAACGCAGACTGTGTAGTTCATTGGAATACACCAGACGAGGTATCCGATTCGAAAGTACCCCTGAGACATTTCAGCTTTAAGTATTGTTTTGACAATTTGGAAAGCCCTGGAAGGCAAAATAACTAACATTCATgaggcttagtcactaagttgtgtctgactctgtgcagccccgtaggctgtagccccaccaggctcctctgtccacgggatttcccaggcaagaacactggagtgggtagccattccctgctccaggggatctccctgacccctgcatgcagggatcgaacctgcatctcttttgtctcctgagttggcaggtgggttctttacctcttatgccacctgggaagcccatcttaacCAAATACTCACATTTTACCTTGTAAAAGCAGTTGTGCATCAATTTTAGAAGGACTAAAGAGAGAGTGACAATCATAGTTTCCACTGGTAACTGACACTTAGCtcttcttcctgggtcaggaagatcccctgcagaaggaaatggcagtattctttcctgggcagtcccatcaacagaggagctttgcaggctacactccatggggtcgactGAAGCAAGTTCGCATGCACGCCCCCTGACATCTACCCGGGAAAATATACAGAGTGGAAGTCCGGGAAGTGTTTCGGGGTTGGCAACAGCCTCCTCATTCTAGTTATCATTCTCATCTAGTCAGAGAGACATAGCCAGCAGCAAATCACAAAGCGATCTTACTTGTGAGGCTCAGGCCAGGGCTGTCCTGCTCTAAGTCGGCCGCCCGTGGACTCGTCCAGCTGCTTTTCCCTGTAACTGCCCATGTATGTTGTCACAGACAAATCTGACCACCTTGCTTCATCCTGCCAAGATGCTGCAGCCTTCCGTCTGATCACATCAAACTCTTGAGAAGTGAGAGGGCTGAAGGGCAGAACAATTTGTGGTGTCAAGTAGAAGAAGTGTGACATGGCCCGCTTTGAAGGACAGCTTTTTGAGCCCTCTCCGTCATGCagaattaatttcctttttgtagTGGGAAGTAATCAACCTGGCTCAGCAAACTTTGTGACTCTGACGGCTCACAGAATGCAGAAGCTGAACTCAAAGTTGCCAAGCAACAGGTCGCACAATTCCGCAAGTGctacttcccacctccctccagttTTAACTAGCAAATTTAGAACTTTCTGGCTTTTGCTCTAAGTGATACACAGCTACAAATCCTGGGAAGAAAGCAGGTGGCCACTGCTTTTAGAAATAAGTGAGTCCTACTCATGATGGTTTAAGACGTGGAGCGAGGGGATAGTGCCAAGcattcatttcttctaaaggcTGACCTTCACGGGTCTGGAGGCAAATGTGTCCTGTTTGTGATGTCAACAATAGCAGGTGTCTCGAATCGCTTCTCGTGTGTCATAGAGCAATAGTACCGAAGCCGGTGGCCCTCTGGAGTCACCCCAGGGGCTGGTGAAATaagaccccacccccagccatagATTCTGATTTAACTGGTCTGGAGTAGGGCCTTGGCTtggctcatttttattttatattttaaactttttatttttatcagggtatagcagattaacaatgttgtggtggcttcaggtgaacagcgaaagtagtttttaaaagctTACTCCTGGAAGCTTCTAGAGAGCAGCTGGGGTTAAGAATTAAGGTCATTGAAATGCCACTGTGAATCTTTTTTAGATTGAGAAGTCATAGCACCCTATCTTCTGTCCACCTGATTCCCTGCATCCTTCACTAATAATTACTCTAAAGCTGGTTAGCACACCTGCCTCTCCTTCTCTGCACTAACAATTCACTGGCAGATTGAAATAGATCTTTCCACCTGTGTCCTTGCTCTTAGCACTTCTTCGAGCAGAACTTCTCAGCCCTCTGtgctcattcacgtgacctgtgggATGCTTTATAGAAACAGAGGTCCTACCTCACCTTGATCGGCCCTTCGGGAGTGGATCCATCATCAACCTTAAAGAAAGAGTCTCCATAGGTGGCTGGATCAGCACCCACTGGGCGCTTTAAATATTCAGAGGCTCGCCTGCCCTGCACAGACTATAGGAATAAAGCCCCAGAATCAtcatattgggttagccaaaaaggtCATTCAGGTTTTCCTTACCAGTTTATGGAATAATCCAAACGAACTTTTGGCCAATCTAGGATTTCTACAGTTACATGAGGGTGTGGCCGTTGATTTTAAATCCTGGGAAGACTGCTCCAAGAGCTGAATTTCAACAATCTTCTAAAGTGAGGCTGACAT is a genomic window of Bos javanicus breed banteng chromosome 17, ARS-OSU_banteng_1.0, whole genome shotgun sequence containing:
- the C17H4orf51 gene encoding uncharacterized protein C4orf51 homolog isoform X3; protein product: MSHFFYLTPQIVLPFSPLTSQEFDVIRRKAAASWQDEARWSDLSVTTYMGSYREKQLDESTGGRLRAGQPWPEPHKMALPNYFAGRAELQETTDAKGLLPHISSSFKNSSIVKHGVAHQILSGDFPPARPPPGYERPYARIKKPAPKSLMKYSLLRRELLKHIQLARIMNGRTANS